The following proteins are co-located in the Candidatus Cloacimonadaceae bacterium genome:
- a CDS encoding carboxypeptidase regulatory-like domain-containing protein produces the protein MKNALIVVILTMLCSLSFAAMSEYSFQQTTSTYTEITNPTQIHGPGVDDSMSPVINIGFDFMYDEIIYSTFRANTNGFITLNPTSTASLSNLLATQTLIMGGLWDDLMTNTDGNVSSELSGTSPNQVLTIQFKNIKWYYSVAPVNLINFQIKLFQGTNKIEFVYGTMGDAPGTSATASIGLSGAVAGNYLSITPASPTATYSSTVAFAGINGTHVPFLTGNKYVFTPPVPAQNDLAATAINGNTTPSVGNPTNYTVTVYNRGSNQQNTYTVQLINAANTVLASTPGTTIAAGQTLQIQVSWTPTVEGPAALRGKVILAGDENPANDITAPLNISVMPPGVIVVTVGAGDQTALMPIDMYYRNSLNQTLYFPTELGLYGNITAITLYNFFLTNLPNKPTKIWMGTTPQTDLSAGWISSTQMTLVFDGNVNYPSGNNEVLIPLQTIFPFTGGNLVVMFNRPMDAGYFSSSDLFRAQTVGTNRARNVQSDTVVYDPANPGAVGTITGQFAKTSFHMTPLGNDPMFSVTPASKDYGTVLMDTTHNQTFTVMNVGGGTLTINSISIAGSPFFTLQNLPTLPASLATGQSITFVGRYNPTTAGAHTGTITITDNLRLPRTVALTGNCIDTTVNTLPYVQLFDGVTAPALPLDWSALISPGGTSPAVVTIASAPYSAPNCVRIYNGSPVSPNTILVGPPLAQTIPVNTTRMKLWVKGVAATYTLSIGVMTDPLNAATFTQIQSVTTPTVWTEYITPLNGYTGTGRYIAIKHGNIAAGQTIYVDNVTIELIAANDLGVSALTGNMTPTVGVPSTYTASVLNWGTNPQSTYTVKLFNSTGTELATADGTAINPGQTVQIPIQWTPAAAVAMVIYARVFLVGDQNTANDQSQNLSILVNPAGVFSFTIGTGTQTARMPIDMFYRNSLYQTLYYPAEMGNFMGQITGIQIYNNFLTNLPNKPTKVWIGTTTQANLSAGFIPSTQLTLVFDGNINYPSGQNTITIPFIQPYLYLNGENLVMLFNRPMDAGYFSSSDLFKSQTVGTNRARNIFSDTVVYDPANPGTVGAVTGIFPMTTFMVIPGGVGHVNGTVLGAGDQPLAGVAVSITQTGATATTNAAGQYQFQNVLPGNYTISFSKYGYVTLTQNFVLEEDETEIINVTMQPMASVSVQGMILASDTGAGLPGAAIYLVGYANYTANSTATGAFTIPNVYANQAYAYTILCPGYTSATGTINVGATNHTMGSITLNEVAYAPHTVLAAINDINTLVNVTWQQPDPNAIEVTESFESATFPPTDWTRTITNTGPINASGVFPSWCRFGAITVSGQPANPTDGTHQAGLWWSYDHQDEWLITPAFNCPPSAYLRFDSYVFLGSTNGDHYYVKVSADNGSTWTPLWDASTQTGGWNYYASPISIGLAAYGGQQIKIAFHAEDPPANDGLWYVWFMDNIYIGNAVTGIRFRAEELVSHSASGTGQLSSPIATTNPSRRMEIGGVRSEPRLPLANEVRYAQSPSRVLTGYKVWRLLATHETNEASWTLLTPQLITALNLADSGWLTLPNGTYRWAVKAVYTAGVTSVPSFSNVLIKDMITGMISGVVRRQNNSPIVGATVTASGFTATTNNAGAYTIVIPIGTHNVTASATGFVSHTIENVVVTANQTTTVNFILIAGSSNEDDIVPVTATALNGNFPNPFNPETTISYAVKDPSAVSIGIYNVKGQLVRTLVNREHNSGRYSVVFNGKDDAGKNIASGIYFYRMTAGSFVSTQKMILMQ, from the coding sequence ATGAAGAATGCACTAATCGTTGTGATTCTGACAATGCTTTGCTCGCTAAGCTTTGCTGCGATGTCGGAATACTCGTTCCAGCAAACTACTTCCACCTATACGGAAATTACGAATCCCACGCAGATTCACGGACCAGGCGTCGATGATTCCATGTCCCCCGTGATCAACATCGGATTCGATTTTATGTATGATGAGATCATTTACTCCACATTCAGGGCGAATACAAACGGATTCATCACCCTGAATCCTACTTCCACCGCCTCGTTATCCAATTTGCTCGCCACCCAGACCCTGATCATGGGCGGGCTTTGGGACGACCTGATGACCAATACCGACGGAAACGTTTCCTCTGAACTGAGCGGCACGTCTCCCAATCAGGTGCTGACCATTCAGTTTAAAAACATAAAGTGGTATTATAGTGTTGCTCCGGTGAACCTGATCAATTTCCAGATCAAGCTCTTTCAGGGCACAAACAAGATCGAATTTGTCTATGGAACGATGGGGGACGCACCCGGCACCTCCGCCACTGCCTCCATCGGACTCTCCGGAGCGGTCGCAGGTAACTATCTGAGCATCACTCCCGCTTCCCCCACCGCGACATATTCTTCAACCGTGGCATTCGCCGGGATCAATGGCACCCACGTTCCTTTTCTCACCGGAAACAAGTATGTGTTCACGCCTCCCGTGCCGGCGCAGAATGACCTCGCCGCCACCGCTATCAACGGAAATACGACTCCCTCCGTGGGCAACCCCACAAACTATACCGTAACCGTCTATAATCGCGGTTCAAACCAGCAAAACACCTATACCGTCCAACTGATCAATGCCGCCAACACCGTGCTTGCCAGCACCCCCGGCACAACCATTGCCGCCGGGCAGACCCTCCAGATCCAGGTTTCCTGGACCCCAACGGTGGAGGGACCCGCTGCCCTTCGCGGCAAAGTAATTCTCGCCGGTGATGAAAATCCTGCAAACGACATCACCGCGCCCTTGAATATCTCGGTCATGCCTCCCGGAGTCATAGTTGTGACGGTCGGCGCCGGAGATCAGACCGCCCTTATGCCGATTGATATGTACTATCGCAACAGTTTGAACCAGACTCTCTATTTCCCCACCGAGCTCGGCTTGTATGGAAACATCACCGCTATCACGCTCTACAATTTCTTCCTCACGAACTTGCCGAACAAACCCACCAAAATCTGGATGGGCACCACCCCTCAAACCGATCTGTCCGCCGGGTGGATTTCCTCCACTCAGATGACGCTTGTCTTTGACGGTAATGTGAACTATCCCAGCGGCAACAATGAAGTCCTGATTCCGTTGCAGACCATCTTCCCCTTCACCGGTGGAAACCTTGTCGTGATGTTTAATCGCCCCATGGATGCAGGCTATTTCAGCTCTTCGGATCTGTTCAGAGCCCAGACCGTCGGCACCAACCGCGCCCGCAATGTCCAGTCCGATACTGTCGTCTATGATCCCGCCAATCCCGGAGCTGTGGGAACGATCACCGGTCAATTTGCCAAAACGAGCTTCCACATGACCCCGCTTGGCAACGATCCGATGTTTAGCGTGACTCCCGCGAGCAAGGATTATGGCACTGTCCTCATGGATACCACCCACAACCAGACCTTCACGGTGATGAACGTGGGCGGAGGCACCTTGACGATCAACAGCATCTCGATCGCCGGCTCGCCTTTCTTCACCCTGCAAAACCTGCCAACTTTGCCTGCCAGCCTGGCCACCGGCCAAAGCATCACTTTCGTGGGCAGATACAATCCCACAACCGCAGGAGCGCACACCGGTACGATCACGATCACGGACAACCTGCGCCTTCCCCGCACTGTGGCGTTGACCGGCAACTGCATTGACACCACTGTCAACACTCTGCCTTATGTGCAGCTTTTTGATGGAGTGACGGCACCGGCTCTGCCACTGGACTGGTCGGCTTTGATCTCTCCCGGTGGGACATCCCCTGCCGTCGTAACCATCGCCAGCGCACCCTACAGCGCGCCAAACTGTGTGCGCATCTATAACGGCAGCCCCGTCAGCCCAAACACTATTCTGGTCGGCCCGCCTCTGGCTCAGACAATACCTGTAAACACCACCAGGATGAAACTTTGGGTCAAAGGCGTGGCAGCTACATATACTTTATCGATCGGGGTGATGACCGATCCCCTGAACGCCGCCACCTTCACTCAAATCCAGAGCGTCACGACTCCCACTGTCTGGACGGAATACATTACTCCCTTGAACGGCTACACTGGAACCGGCAGATACATCGCGATCAAACACGGCAACATAGCCGCAGGTCAGACGATTTATGTGGACAATGTTACCATCGAATTGATCGCCGCCAACGATCTTGGTGTTTCTGCATTGACCGGAAACATGACTCCCACTGTCGGAGTGCCCTCCACTTATACTGCAAGCGTCCTGAACTGGGGCACAAATCCTCAATCCACATATACCGTGAAGCTATTCAATTCCACCGGCACAGAGCTTGCCACAGCAGACGGCACTGCAATCAACCCAGGCCAGACGGTGCAGATCCCGATTCAGTGGACCCCCGCCGCTGCCGTAGCCATGGTTATTTATGCCAGGGTCTTCCTGGTTGGCGACCAGAACACTGCCAACGATCAAAGCCAGAACCTGAGCATCCTCGTCAACCCCGCCGGAGTCTTTTCTTTCACCATCGGCACCGGAACCCAAACCGCCCGCATGCCGATTGATATGTTCTATCGCAACAGCTTGTATCAGACCCTCTATTACCCAGCCGAGATGGGAAATTTCATGGGTCAGATCACTGGAATCCAGATATATAACAACTTCCTGACCAACCTGCCGAACAAGCCCACCAAGGTTTGGATCGGAACCACCACCCAAGCCAATCTTTCCGCCGGCTTTATTCCATCCACTCAGCTCACCTTGGTTTTCGACGGAAACATCAATTACCCCAGCGGACAAAACACCATCACCATCCCCTTCATCCAACCCTATTTGTATTTGAACGGGGAAAACCTGGTGATGCTGTTTAACCGCCCCATGGACGCTGGATACTTTAGTTCATCGGATTTATTCAAGAGCCAGACCGTGGGCACCAACCGCGCCCGCAACATCTTTTCCGATACTGTCGTCTATGATCCCGCCAATCCTGGAACAGTCGGAGCCGTCACCGGTATATTCCCGATGACCACTTTCATGGTCATCCCCGGTGGAGTGGGACACGTAAACGGAACAGTACTTGGAGCCGGTGACCAACCCCTCGCGGGAGTCGCCGTATCGATCACTCAAACCGGAGCGACCGCCACCACCAACGCCGCCGGACAGTATCAATTCCAAAACGTCCTGCCCGGAAACTATACCATCAGTTTCAGTAAATACGGCTATGTCACTCTCACCCAAAACTTCGTGTTGGAAGAGGATGAAACCGAGATTATCAACGTGACCATGCAACCGATGGCATCTGTTTCTGTGCAAGGCATGATCCTCGCCAGCGATACCGGAGCGGGGCTTCCCGGAGCCGCCATCTATTTGGTAGGTTATGCCAACTACACGGCAAATTCCACTGCCACCGGCGCCTTCACCATCCCGAACGTCTATGCCAACCAGGCGTATGCATACACCATCCTTTGCCCTGGCTACACAAGCGCCACCGGCACTATCAACGTCGGCGCCACCAACCACACAATGGGCAGCATTACTCTCAACGAAGTGGCATACGCACCTCATACCGTCCTTGCCGCGATCAATGACATCAACACCCTGGTCAACGTCACCTGGCAGCAACCGGATCCCAATGCCATCGAAGTGACCGAAAGTTTCGAAAGCGCAACCTTCCCGCCCACGGATTGGACACGCACCATAACCAACACCGGGCCTATAAATGCTTCCGGAGTATTCCCCAGTTGGTGCAGGTTCGGCGCCATCACCGTGAGCGGACAACCCGCCAACCCCACCGACGGAACCCATCAAGCAGGTTTGTGGTGGAGCTATGATCATCAGGACGAATGGTTGATCACGCCAGCCTTCAATTGCCCGCCCTCGGCATATCTGAGGTTCGATTCCTATGTCTTCCTCGGTTCCACAAACGGTGATCATTACTATGTGAAGGTCTCCGCGGACAATGGAAGCACTTGGACACCCCTTTGGGATGCCAGCACCCAGACCGGAGGTTGGAACTACTATGCCTCTCCCATCTCCATCGGTTTAGCTGCCTATGGCGGACAGCAGATCAAGATCGCTTTCCACGCCGAAGACCCGCCTGCCAATGATGGTCTCTGGTATGTTTGGTTCATGGATAATATCTACATCGGCAATGCTGTGACCGGCATCCGTTTCCGCGCTGAAGAACTTGTTTCACACTCCGCCTCCGGCACAGGCCAACTCAGCTCTCCGATCGCCACCACCAATCCTTCCCGCAGAATGGAAATAGGCGGTGTGCGCAGCGAACCCAGATTGCCGCTTGCCAACGAAGTGAGATATGCTCAATCCCCAAGCCGCGTTCTTACCGGATATAAGGTCTGGCGTCTGCTGGCGACCCATGAAACCAATGAAGCCAGTTGGACACTGCTCACTCCTCAATTGATCACAGCGCTGAACCTTGCCGATAGCGGTTGGCTGACCCTGCCAAACGGCACCTACCGCTGGGCGGTGAAAGCGGTCTATACCGCTGGAGTCACCTCTGTCCCCTCATTCTCAAATGTCCTGATCAAGGATATGATCACCGGGATGATCTCAGGCGTAGTACGTCGTCAAAACAACTCGCCGATTGTCGG
- a CDS encoding SagB/ThcOx family dehydrogenase: MKTFGYLYYKTRAYDKDEILKQAEISAEEYDFLESSLRQVLSEIESERPKAASIGNDFVRLTRYLFGEKSDQESGIERPDALKVKSGEIIQLPAVGKLDIPDMSLRQAIEQRRSLRKYASVPLSAEELSFVLWSSCWARDFRSNERMEMTLRNVPSAGARHPFECHVLVSEVTGIKAGLYYYHPVKHCLVLMDDKTATADAIFEACMRQEMVKTAPVTLILSAVPYRTVWRYGQRGYRYLYLDAGHVGQNIHLAAEAIGGGACMIGAYLDEAMNECLDIDGIEEFVIYIATVGKKAL, from the coding sequence ATGAAGACCTTTGGTTATCTCTACTATAAGACAAGAGCTTATGATAAGGACGAGATACTCAAACAAGCGGAGATCAGCGCCGAGGAATATGACTTTTTGGAATCCAGCTTGCGCCAGGTGCTCTCCGAGATCGAATCCGAACGCCCCAAAGCGGCATCCATCGGCAACGACTTCGTTCGCCTCACCCGCTATCTCTTCGGCGAAAAAAGCGATCAGGAAAGCGGTATTGAGCGTCCGGACGCCCTCAAGGTAAAGAGCGGGGAGATCATTCAGTTGCCCGCGGTCGGCAAACTGGACATCCCGGATATGAGTCTGCGCCAAGCCATCGAACAGCGCCGCAGCTTGCGCAAATACGCATCCGTTCCCCTTTCCGCGGAAGAGCTATCCTTCGTCCTCTGGTCAAGCTGCTGGGCGCGGGATTTCCGCTCCAATGAACGGATGGAAATGACACTGCGCAACGTCCCCTCCGCCGGAGCGCGCCATCCCTTTGAGTGCCATGTTCTTGTGTCCGAAGTCACCGGCATCAAGGCAGGTCTTTACTATTATCATCCAGTCAAACACTGTTTGGTGTTGATGGACGATAAAACCGCCACCGCGGACGCCATCTTTGAAGCCTGTATGCGGCAGGAAATGGTCAAAACGGCACCCGTCACGCTCATCCTTTCCGCCGTTCCCTATCGCACAGTCTGGCGTTATGGACAGCGCGGCTACCGCTATCTATATCTGGACGCGGGACATGTGGGTCAAAACATCCATCTCGCAGCAGAGGCGATCGGAGGAGGAGCATGCATGATCGGAGCTTACCTCGATGAAGCGATGAACGAGTGTCTCGATATTGACGGCATCGAAGAATTTGTCATCTACATCGCCACCGTGGGAAAGAAAGCGCTCTGA
- a CDS encoding 4Fe-4S binding protein, whose product MKYLIALLLITLISVSAFAAIDTDAEISGYRGVVEMIKHRPFLRHQEGSLRLLLASQSVLDTLGLAISAGDSLYVEGIVEGDIILVSRLFNDKGLYILRDFYSGEVRPEASTYHVDAKGCIGCKLCVGNCPTSAIKMVKGKAVIDPALCIECGICIEGIGKFRGCPVRAIKK is encoded by the coding sequence ATGAAATACCTCATCGCCTTACTACTCATCACGTTAATCTCAGTCAGCGCCTTCGCAGCGATCGATACCGATGCCGAAATCTCGGGCTACCGCGGCGTGGTCGAAATGATCAAACACCGTCCTTTCCTCCGTCATCAGGAAGGCAGCCTACGCCTCCTTTTGGCGTCACAAAGCGTGTTAGACACTCTTGGACTCGCCATTTCAGCGGGAGATAGCCTGTATGTGGAAGGCATCGTCGAAGGGGATATCATCCTCGTCAGTCGCTTGTTCAACGATAAGGGACTCTATATCTTACGGGATTTCTACAGCGGCGAGGTGCGTCCGGAAGCATCGACATACCACGTGGACGCCAAAGGTTGCATCGGCTGCAAGCTATGTGTGGGAAACTGTCCCACTTCAGCGATAAAAATGGTCAAGGGCAAAGCCGTCATCGATCCCGCTCTGTGCATCGAATGCGGAATCTGCATCGAGGGCATCGGCAAGTTTCGCGGCTGTCCCGTCCGCGCTATTAAAAAGTAA
- a CDS encoding mannose-1-phosphate guanylyltransferase, which yields MIALIMAGGAGTRFWPQSRNRLPKQFLRVMGDKSMIQLTLARLTPLIPVSNIYVVTAASQVPLVREHLPELSEENIIIEPFGMNTAPCIALSAAHLMNKYPASECMVVLPADHIIRDTPAFLQSLVLAEKVARDGYLVTFGIIPEYPATGYGYIEAGEELAPGVRTVSRFKEKPDYMTANHFLASGNFYWNSGMFCWTTDSIAKAFETHLPAALIIAKDICRLQENGATEAEIATTYAQMPKTPIDIAIMEPAQSRAMIPVNYGWSDVGSWKALSDISPVDEEGNSFLGEGLALDSKDNYIYSNKFVALIGVENLCLVETEDAILISTKEDSEKVKNIVDTLKLKNKDNLL from the coding sequence ATGATAGCATTGATCATGGCTGGCGGTGCCGGCACCCGTTTCTGGCCTCAAAGCAGAAACAGGCTGCCAAAGCAATTTCTGCGCGTGATGGGCGATAAATCCATGATACAGCTCACTTTGGCGCGTCTCACACCGCTGATTCCGGTTTCGAACATCTATGTTGTGACCGCCGCTTCGCAGGTTCCGCTGGTGCGCGAACACCTTCCGGAACTAAGCGAGGAAAACATCATCATCGAACCCTTTGGAATGAACACCGCGCCTTGCATAGCGTTGAGCGCGGCACATCTGATGAACAAATATCCCGCCTCAGAATGCATGGTTGTGCTGCCCGCGGATCACATCATTCGCGATACTCCGGCATTTCTGCAAAGCCTCGTTCTTGCGGAAAAAGTGGCGCGGGACGGATATCTCGTCACCTTTGGCATCATCCCCGAATATCCCGCTACCGGATATGGCTATATCGAAGCGGGAGAAGAGCTTGCACCTGGCGTGAGGACAGTTTCCCGCTTCAAGGAAAAGCCGGATTATATGACCGCCAACCATTTCCTCGCGAGCGGCAATTTCTACTGGAACAGCGGCATGTTTTGCTGGACGACGGATTCCATCGCCAAAGCCTTTGAAACACATCTGCCGGCGGCTTTGATCATCGCCAAAGATATCTGTAGATTACAGGAAAACGGCGCCACAGAAGCAGAAATCGCCACCACCTATGCCCAAATGCCAAAAACTCCCATCGACATCGCCATCATGGAGCCTGCACAGTCTCGCGCCATGATCCCCGTCAATTATGGCTGGAGCGACGTCGGAAGCTGGAAAGCGCTCTCTGATATCTCCCCCGTGGATGAAGAAGGAAACAGCTTTCTGGGTGAAGGACTGGCTCTCGATTCCAAAGATAACTATATCTATTCAAACAAGTTCGTCGCTCTCATCGGCGTGGAAAACCTCTGCCTGGTTGAAACCGAAGACGCCATCCTCATCAGCACGAAAGAGGATTCCGAAAAGGTAAAAAACATCGTGGACACACTCAAATTAAAGAACAAGGACAATCTCTTATGA
- a CDS encoding outer membrane lipoprotein carrier protein LolA: protein MKRYLILLLLCCLAISLSATGSAEIHAKMQGAYKSLSSFQANVSQTNYYPQLKRSIVYDGRIYFSPGRMLMSFDKPHTQLLKIENSCVELYDAQSNTLFKAQMLPQFGKMNPVEILQLYWTKSTVKIIRESGDIVSVKLIPKDDPLIISLNASINKKSGLVQSLSYSDSSGNTVTYAFSGIKTNAAIPSGVWSFSYPKDAQIIEQ from the coding sequence GTGAAAAGATACCTTATTCTATTGTTGCTCTGCTGTTTGGCTATCAGTCTCTCAGCCACCGGCAGCGCTGAAATCCATGCCAAGATGCAAGGCGCATACAAGAGCCTCAGCAGTTTTCAGGCAAACGTGAGCCAGACGAATTATTATCCCCAGTTGAAACGAAGTATCGTCTATGACGGAAGGATCTATTTCAGCCCCGGACGGATGCTGATGAGCTTTGACAAACCTCACACCCAGCTACTGAAGATCGAAAACAGCTGCGTGGAACTCTATGACGCGCAATCCAATACGCTCTTCAAAGCACAGATGCTGCCCCAGTTTGGCAAGATGAACCCGGTGGAGATTTTGCAGCTCTATTGGACGAAATCGACCGTCAAAATTATCAGGGAAAGTGGAGATATCGTGAGCGTGAAACTCATCCCCAAGGACGATCCGCTAATCATTTCACTAAATGCCTCCATCAACAAGAAAAGCGGTCTCGTGCAAAGTCTTTCCTATTCAGACAGCTCCGGAAACACCGTCACCTACGCTTTTTCCGGCATCAAGACCAATGCCGCGATCCCATCCGGGGTCTGGAGTTTCAGCTATCCCAAAGATGCCCAGATCATCGAACAATAG